Proteins found in one Scomber scombrus chromosome 15, fScoSco1.1, whole genome shotgun sequence genomic segment:
- the fbxw5 gene encoding F-box/WD repeat-containing protein 5 — protein sequence MEWRPVLPDSLVLEIFLRLPHEAVLRAGLTCRQWLAVSRDEFLWRELFYSYYRIPRDVPRHPAAVSWYREFKRLFDCIPCVEVQTLREHSDQVLHLAFSHKGHRFSSCSKDCTVKLWDTERPDGNISLVHSSSMRQFNWGYTQFSQFNADDTLLLVSGVYLGPHHSSSGEIAVISLENYTLLSRVRNKPYDVFGCWLNETHLISGNLHWIGNMTSCSVLWLNKAFQDIESENVNVVKRLFKIQNINASTIRTVMVAHCQRHDNPDLLLDYEAQSQAQRQKGPQQQHQPLLFDLGTSGSEEEDEAEEGDEYRKEGRSHGLPNARLPQPTFSGLDHVIQSRKNVGRRELEIETHVAKMMGKAHTKPPDSNLIDPSEPGDGEDKTYLLFTTGSLTYSPHQIGIKRIKPDQMTTCGPVLGEERSSDEFFDSLDHVIDIHGHIIGMGLSPDHRYLYVNSRAWPAGCVISDPMCPPPIAEEIDLHVIDLKSLREERRSLRAHRAFTPNDECFFIFLDVSRDFVASGAEDKHGYIWDRHYNICLARLAHDDVVNSVAFSPADQELLLSASDDSTIKVWRSPRMVRLAQNAARPPRPRSLLTSWLSRNKNGTSAGSVNGKP from the exons ATGGAGTGGCGCCCAGTTCTGCCGGACAGCCTGGTGTTGGAGATCTTCCTGCGTCTGCCCCATGAAGCTGTGCTGAGAGCTGGTCTGACCTGCCGGCAGTGGCTGGCTGTCTCCAGAGATGAGTTCTTATGGAGGGAGCTGTTCTACAGCTACTACCGCATCCCCCGCGACGTGCCCCGACACCCAG CGGCCGTGTCGTGGTACAGGGAGTTCAAGCGTCTATTCGATTGTATCCCGTGTGTGGAGGTTCAGACGTTGAGAGAGCACAGTGACCAAGTCCTCCACCTGGCTTTCTCTCACAAGGGTCATCggttctcctcctgctccaaaGACTGCACtgttaag CTGTGGGACACGGAGCGGCCAGATGGAAACATCTCGCTGGTGCACAGTTCCAGTATGCGGCAGTTCAACTGGGGCTACACCCAGTTCTCCCAGTTCAACGCTGATGACACTCTGCTGCTTGTGTCTGGCGTCTACCTGGGCCCACACCACTCTTCGTCAGGGGAAATCGCTGTCATCAGTCTGG AAAATTACACACTGTTGTCGCGGGTGAGGAACAAGCCGTATGACGTGTTTGGCTGCTGGCTGAACGAGACCCACCTGATCTCTGGGAACCTGCACTGGATAGGCAACATGACGTCTTGCTCTGTGCTCTGGCTCAATAAAGCCTTCCAG GATATTGAGTCGGAGAACGTCAACGTGGTCAAGCGCCTTTTCAAGATCCAGAACATCAACGCAAGCACCATCCGCACAGTGATGGTGGCCCACTGCCAGCGTCACGACAACCCTGACTTACTGCTGGACTACGAGGCTCAGTCTCAGGCTCAAAGGCAGAAAGGccctcagcagcagcaccagcccCTCCTCTTTGACCTAGGAACCTCTGGCAGCGAGGAAGAAGACGAGGCAGAGGAGGGTGATGAgtacaggaaggaaggaaggtctCACGGCCTGCCCAATGCTCGCCTTCCCCAGCCCACCTTCTCCGGCCTGGACCATGTCATACAG AGTCGTAAGAATGTAGGGCGCCGGGAGTTAGAGATCGAGACCCACGTAGCGAAGATGATGGGCAAAGCTCACACGAAACCCCCCGACTCAAACCTCATCGATCCTTCTGAGCCTGGAGACGGAGAGGACAAGACTTACTTACTCTTTACCACCGGCAGCCTTACATACTCCCCCCACCAGATAG GTATTAAACGGATCAAGCCCGACCAGATGACCACATGTGGTCCTGTCCTCGGGGAGGAGCGGAGTTCAGACGAATTTTTTGACTCCCTAGACCATGTCATTGATATCCACGGGCACATCATCGGTATGGGACTTTCTCCAGACCACAG GTACCTGTATGTGAATAGCCGGGCTTGGCCTGCCGGCTGCGTGATCTCTGACCCCATGTGTCCCCCTCCCATTGCCGAGGAGATCGACCTGCACGTCATCGACCTGAAGAGtctgagggaggagagaaggagtcTGCGCGCTCACCGAGCCTTCACGCCTAACGATGAGTGCTTCTTCATCTTTCTGGACGTCAGCAGAGACTTTGTTGCCAG TGGAGCAGAGGACAAGCACGGCTACATCTGGGACCGTCACTACAACATCTGTCTGGCGCGGCTGGCACACGACGACGTGGTGAACTCGGTGGCGTTCAGCCCTGCCGaccaggagctgctgctgtccgCCAGCGATGACTCTACCATTAAGGTGTGGCGTTCGCCGCGCATGGTCCGTTTAGCTCAGAACGCCGCGCGGCCCCCGAGGCCCCGAAGCCTCCTGACTTCCTGGCTGAGCCGCAACAAGAACGGCACATCTGCCGGCAGCGTCAACGGGAAACCGTGA